Part of the Lucilia cuprina isolate Lc7/37 chromosome 5, ASM2204524v1, whole genome shotgun sequence genome is shown below.
TCATTCTGAATTCCTTTATCTAACTCTCTGGTTGTTCGTTCCTTAACTGGTTTTAATTCGAAAACTAATTCTACTTCTAATTTGAGATTGTTTCACAAACTCTGTGGGTCTTCGATCATAACAAAAACGATACTTCTtcattaatttagaaaaatttgtgcATATTCCAAATAGAACAAAAACgaattattttaatagttttacattaaaaattttattaataagtaaAGTATATCTAATCGAAATACTCCTACTagctaaaacaataatttaagaaaaacaaactaaGCTTCAGTACCTTCATAATCCAcattatttaaatctaaaaatttctgtttttgtcTCTTGGAAGCCTCTGgttttttatcatttatagAACGTGCCTTAAAACCATCCATATCGGCACGCACTTCCTTGGCTCGTTGTATAGCCAGTTGAGCCATAGGATTGCGATAGGCTGGTTTAGGTGGTGGTGTATTAAAATCAGGTGGCGGTGAGGATAATTTGGCGTCAGTGGTTGCTGTAACATTTTGCAATTCCACCGTTAAGTTGCGATGTTTACGTATGGCAGACCAACTATCTTCATTGTCATTATCTTCCTGGGATATTTGAGAACCAAATAAAGATATAGTTTTGGGTATGGTAACAATCGGTGTCAGGGTTGCTTctgtattataatttatatttgacaAACGTTGCATGGGTTGTGGTGGTATGGGCGGTGGAGCTTTGTCATatacatcatcatcataatctgACTCAAATTCTAAATCTCTTTGGGCATTTCGGCCCGGTATAACATGTTCTTCGGTCTTAAAATCGAATGTTACTTTACTTTTGCGCGGTTTTGCCTGAATATCTTCATCTAATTTCGGTTCTTTGAGTATTGAGGTAGTAGCAGCCGTTAACTCGGGATCACTAAAAGTTATCTTAATTTCTTGTGGTGATTGTAAGTTTGCCTTAGTAATTTGTTGTGTCTTTAAGTTTTCGAAATTGGACCAATCATCTTCAATACTTTTGCCAAAGCCTAAAGGTTGTTGGGGACTATTTAGTGGagatttttctagaaaatcagCTTCATGTACTTCATAGGAGTGACGTATTTTAGTGAATTCTTCTTCAATGTTATGGGAGAAATCATTTTCTATATCTTTTTCCATTTCTTGCCATAATTGATCATCAAAATGATTGTTGCTATCATTGGTTTGTGGTTGATATAAGGGTGGTggattttccaaaaaagttaAGTCCTTTTTTCTCGCAAAACCTGTAGGTCTTCTTTGTCTTAATTCTTCATTTCCAAATTCAGTTGTGGCTCCTTCTTCCTCAGAGTTGTCTTGTTGTAGTAGGAAATTTACTTGTTTATTAACTTCTTCTTTTCTTACAAATCCCGTAGGTCTTCTTTGCTTTAAGGcttcattttctttagaaaaatgttcgCTTTCTTCCTTGTCTTTTACGAAATGTACTTGCTTTTCCAATTTATCTAACTCTTCCTTTCTCACAAAACCAGTAGGTCTTCGTTGTTTAATCAAAGACTCGCTATTATTTTCGGAATCACTAAAACTATGTTCCATTTCTTTAAATCTAACGGTGGGACTAAGGGGAATCtctttattttcgaaattatttctGCTATATTCCTCATCTTCTAAAGTGAGGTCTTTATTAAAACCAGTTGGTCGCCTTGCTTTAAGGGCGGAATTTTCATCATCTGACAACTCTAACATAtccattttccatataaaacctGTAGGTCTTCTCTGTTTGATATCGGAATTCCATTCATCTTGTTCATCCTTGAAATCAGTAGATTTATCAAATTTCACTTGGCTCTTAGGAACATCTTCGGAATCCTGTTGCAAGTTAATCTCATTCCACAATTCTTCACTATTTGTTGTTCTTATAAAACCTGTAGGTCTTCTTTTATTTAGTGTGAACTTTTCTGTTTCACTTTCTGTCCATTTCAAACTCTCatcattaaatttaacttttggtgATTGAGAGTCCTCCAATTCCTCGTTAGCATGCGTTTGGCTTTCGCTTTCATCCTCATCAGATTCATCATTAAATGTCACATAGTAATCATCATTCCTTACAAATCCCGTGGGACGTCTTTGTTTTATTGCAGAATCGTCATCAAACTCTTGTTTAGAATGTTGAACGTTTGAAGAATTAAACGTTACCTCACGTTGTTGAAAATATGTGGTGGATTCAGTGGTCATTAAGGAACGTACTTGACTATACACTTTCCTTTGACTATGAGACGATTCTTGCCATTCTTCCGTTTCACTTAATTCTGGTGATTCTGGCCAATTTCTCACGTAACCTGTAGGACGTCtttgattgagagtaaattTGTCATTAGTTTCGTTGACATTAAAGGAAATTGCCGTTTGTTCCTTGAGTTCCGGTTCCTCCTCGAAACTGATTTGTGTTTCCAAATGATGATTATTAAATCTTCTAACAT
Proteins encoded:
- the LOC124419973 gene encoding uncharacterized protein LOC124419973 isoform X2 produces the protein MAKINLTNQHNQENLGAVASLGVLMCMVVTIVGIKLWWFKHRLSFEQTSTQNGAAGGGTPPVIVPRRSKQQKYKKDKRYSQQIYDSVEVHGVFRQKREDELEIQRPQQLPPVRIRQHSDSTSSLILPPPRNKRRDQVHSTAFEDLEIATPPLTTASSSDLTAIRESNTKISLTFEEFEKQFKLKEIKPEVNEQPNSHEVIEIPVPPLRLNRSSSAMVKPEKTPRYLKSSQSITIPEFHKVIERRPTGFSRPTEDLTKIDDYDEPKLFETFGERRPTGYIKYEEVDVDLQEQYEKELNAELAKDKRNWENSPELPALDALRNERIIYNNNLNESPEAQYTEKYNFNVKSFKFSELEDVEYKEEDFKDQSKNKMAEIKEISSVIFEELDTENFPNNEEVFATDYRSVNDRRPTEFVKQSQTDEVESVAEFKEPSAIEFAKESSNAGEEFVTVPLFKEPRPTEFNKDTQSEEFVTNLHSVGKQRSTEYVNEPQTAEEECVTEFRSVKERRPIEKFVTEYRSVQEADQREFITEYRSVKERRPTEFAKDSQQDFEEEFVTEFRTVKVKDPKKNEEYITEYNSIKERRPFEFANESMFVGQTNGNSEFFDSSSLQEDFDSQFTSWPQFEEKIETPKVNVRRFNNHHLETQISFEEEPELKEQTAISFNVNETNDKFTLNQRRPTGYVRNWPESPELSETEEWQESSHSQRKVYSQVRSLMTTESTTYFQQREVTFNSSNVQHSKQEFDDDSAIKQRRPTGFVRNDDYYVTFNDESDEDESESQTHANEELEDSQSPKVKFNDESLKWTESETEKFTLNKRRPTGFIRTTNSEELWNEINLQQDSEDVPKSQVKFDKSTDFKDEQDEWNSDIKQRRPTGFIWKMDMLELSDDENSALKARRPTGFNKDLTLEDEEYSRNNFENKEIPLSPTVRFKEMEHSFSDSENNSESLIKQRRPTGFVRKEELDKLEKQVHFVKDKEESEHFSKENEALKQRRPTGFVRKEEVNKQVNFLLQQDNSEEEGATTEFGNEELRQRRPTGFARKKDLTFLENPPPLYQPQTNDSNNHFDDQLWQEMEKDIENDFSHNIEEEFTKIRHSYEVHEADFLEKSPLNSPQQPLGFGKSIEDDWSNFENLKTQQITKANLQSPQEIKITFSDPELTAATTSILKEPKLDEDIQAKPRKSKVTFDFKTEEHVIPGRNAQRDLEFESDYDDDVYDKAPPPIPPQPMQRLSNINYNTEATLTPIVTIPKTISLFGSQISQEDNDNEDSWSAIRKHRNLTVELQNVTATTDAKLSSPPPDFNTPPPKPAYRNPMAQLAIQRAKEVRADMDGFKARSINDKKPEASKRQKQKFLDLNNVDYEGTEA
- the LOC124419973 gene encoding uncharacterized protein LOC124419973 isoform X1; this translates as MMTIIVTLEVFLIFFLFLIFPLKENLGAVASLGVLMCMVVTIVGIKLWWFKHRLSFEQTSTQNGAAGGGTPPVIVPRRSKQQKYKKDKRYSQQIYDSVEVHGVFRQKREDELEIQRPQQLPPVRIRQHSDSTSSLILPPPRNKRRDQVHSTAFEDLEIATPPLTTASSSDLTAIRESNTKISLTFEEFEKQFKLKEIKPEVNEQPNSHEVIEIPVPPLRLNRSSSAMVKPEKTPRYLKSSQSITIPEFHKVIERRPTGFSRPTEDLTKIDDYDEPKLFETFGERRPTGYIKYEEVDVDLQEQYEKELNAELAKDKRNWENSPELPALDALRNERIIYNNNLNESPEAQYTEKYNFNVKSFKFSELEDVEYKEEDFKDQSKNKMAEIKEISSVIFEELDTENFPNNEEVFATDYRSVNDRRPTEFVKQSQTDEVESVAEFKEPSAIEFAKESSNAGEEFVTVPLFKEPRPTEFNKDTQSEEFVTNLHSVGKQRSTEYVNEPQTAEEECVTEFRSVKERRPIEKFVTEYRSVQEADQREFITEYRSVKERRPTEFAKDSQQDFEEEFVTEFRTVKVKDPKKNEEYITEYNSIKERRPFEFANESMFVGQTNGNSEFFDSSSLQEDFDSQFTSWPQFEEKIETPKVNVRRFNNHHLETQISFEEEPELKEQTAISFNVNETNDKFTLNQRRPTGYVRNWPESPELSETEEWQESSHSQRKVYSQVRSLMTTESTTYFQQREVTFNSSNVQHSKQEFDDDSAIKQRRPTGFVRNDDYYVTFNDESDEDESESQTHANEELEDSQSPKVKFNDESLKWTESETEKFTLNKRRPTGFIRTTNSEELWNEINLQQDSEDVPKSQVKFDKSTDFKDEQDEWNSDIKQRRPTGFIWKMDMLELSDDENSALKARRPTGFNKDLTLEDEEYSRNNFENKEIPLSPTVRFKEMEHSFSDSENNSESLIKQRRPTGFVRKEELDKLEKQVHFVKDKEESEHFSKENEALKQRRPTGFVRKEEVNKQVNFLLQQDNSEEEGATTEFGNEELRQRRPTGFARKKDLTFLENPPPLYQPQTNDSNNHFDDQLWQEMEKDIENDFSHNIEEEFTKIRHSYEVHEADFLEKSPLNSPQQPLGFGKSIEDDWSNFENLKTQQITKANLQSPQEIKITFSDPELTAATTSILKEPKLDEDIQAKPRKSKVTFDFKTEEHVIPGRNAQRDLEFESDYDDDVYDKAPPPIPPQPMQRLSNINYNTEATLTPIVTIPKTISLFGSQISQEDNDNEDSWSAIRKHRNLTVELQNVTATTDAKLSSPPPDFNTPPPKPAYRNPMAQLAIQRAKEVRADMDGFKARSINDKKPEASKRQKQKFLDLNNVDYEGTEA